A window from Plasmodium chabaudi chabaudi strain AS genome assembly, chromosome: 11 encodes these proteins:
- a CDS encoding U2 small nuclear ribonucleoprotein A', putative: MRITIDMINDAYQTRNPANENTIYLRGNKISIIENLGVTKDYFECIDLSDNEIIKLNNIPYLEKLKTLILCNNKISRIDSDVFENLPNLNSLILTNNKIEKLSNLNALFKAKNLTRLSLLENSVSKVENYREYLIYNLPSLKYLDFQKIKTKDREEAEEVMKTFNTEDSDTNYED; the protein is encoded by the exons ATGAGAATAACAATAGATATGATAAATGATGCATATCAAACACGAAATCCTGCtaatgaaaatacaatatatttaagag GTAACAAAATTAGTATCATTGAAAATTTAGGAGTTACGAAAGACTATTTCGAATGCATAGATTTGAGCGACAATGAAATTATTaagttaaataatattccatatttagaaaaattaaaaaccCTAATATTATGCAACAATAAAATCTCTCGAATAGACAGTGAtgtatttgaaaatttacCTAATTTAAACtcattaattttaacaaataataaa ATCGAAAAATTATCTAACCTTAATGCGCTTTTTAAAGCCAAAAACCTAACGAGACTCAGTCTATTAGAAAATTCAGTATCAAA AGTAGAGAATTATAGAGAATATTTGATTTATAATTTGCCAtctttgaaatatttagattttcaaaaaattaaaacaaagGACCGGGAAGAAGCCGAAGAAGTGATGAAAACCTTCAACACAGAGGACAGTGATACTAATTATGAAGATTAA